Genomic window (Rosa chinensis cultivar Old Blush chromosome 6, RchiOBHm-V2, whole genome shotgun sequence):
AGGAAAATCAGTAGACCAAATATATATGATAGATCGATCATGGATCTTCTTATCTATGCTAGGCTGCTAGCTAGCTACATGGTCTGCTACTATATTTCCTTCTTGGAATACATGTTGAATAGATTTATATTACTGAATTGATGCCAGAAGTCGTTAACATCTTGAAGAAGTGAAGAAATGCTAgctttacatcaaaagcaaagAATCGCCCTCCACTTGTAATTCCTATAGACCGAGACAATTGCCCTAAAGCAACCCCATATTTGAACCAAAAAGCTCAGTCATATCCAATTGGGTGAGGCCTAGCATTACCATCATGATCTCTAAGAATAAAAACAGCAGAAGCTTTCCCAGTCGAATCAACAGCTCCATCAAAGTTCAGCTTGATATAATTATATAACAGGGGGAAGATCCCATCCAATAGACATTTAATTTCCTTTATTTgataacttacacagatattatGTTCCCAAATCCAATTGTTAATATGAACACAGAATGTGAGGTAGTTCATTTTGAAGAATCATTTTGTTTCTCTGATCCCATAACTTCCAAAATATAGTAATTAAAACATATCTCCATTATAAAAAAAGGATGATGAGAATCATTGTTCCAAATACTGGATATCCAAGAAAACAAATAATGTGAACTAAGAGAGTCAACAAGAACAAACCTTTCTAAGAATCCGTGGATAACATGTCATTAAGTGTTGAATATACTTGAGGATATTTGCCAAAAAAATATCCTTAGAGGATAAACCTTTCCCATCCAGAGAGCCAACCAAAATACTAGAATGACAATGTTTAGAagactagaaaaaaaaaagttcaagaaATTGTATCCTTTCTATTAGCCAAATAAAATCATTGAGACAATTAAGAAGCATGAATTTCAAAGATTAATTCTTCATGAGGAGTTTTTAGAATACATCGTAACATGAATGAGAATGTCAGTTTCATTTGACCCATAAATTGGTTCGGTGACataaatttctcatttttaaaTGGCCGGTCCTGAATTTCACTtaggcaaaagaaaagaaatgaaaataaactCCATTATACTCTGGCATTAATATAATTGCACATCATTACTAACGAATTAGTGTTGTTATGGTTGAACTGCTACTAGCAATATTACACACAAGCCGAGTCCTTGCGAAATCTCCTGGTAACGCTTGATGAAAAGTTATGTAATTTAAATGTTTtatgaacaattcttaggttcacccctagggtgaatgagcaaATTCACTCTCTCTTGCGATTAAcgtataataactttataattttttaattcaaccgttcatgttgtataacgtaatataaagattagctctgtaaaaaatcaattaaattgaagaccttttagttattcatttctatgaattaCATTGACGGTTCATCAtagtagtagtaagtgttgttagaaccattcatttgtttgattcaattagataattaaacgatttccgatttgattgattttttacagagatgatctttaaataataatttaaaatatagaccgttggattataaatttattaagtaaaaatatgttaatcgacaacggGGTGAATATatcattcaccctaggggtgaacctaagaattgttcatgTTTTATTCATTCCTTAATTAATTGCGAAACGAGACCGTAGTTAATTGGACAAGCTATGAATTTCTCTTTTGTACCGTAGATCCTATGATTCCTATCATTGTCTTTCTCTCAAAGTTACATTTTATGATCATATTTGACCTTTCGGTTTGTTTACTCTGTTTTGAAGTTTTCCTCTATTTACGCGCCGTATCCTTTTGTTGATACCATGCTAGCTTTCATAGAGTTGTTCCAACTTTCTCAGATGTCATTGATGTAACTCATTTTTCAATTATATTTACATCAAACCAAACACTAGTGTTTGTTCTTTCTGCAGTTAAAGCTTCCCAACGCCTGCGTACGTATATGATTTTCAATTATATTTACATCAAACCAAACACTAGCGTTTGTTCTTTCTGCAGTTAAAGCTTCCCAACGCCTGCGTACGTATATGATGGGTTGTTTGTTGTTGTGATTCTAAGTTCTCCATCTCCATATATATAGATAACTTCATTCGATCGGGTGTGACTTTGCTACAAATTCAGAGTAAGCAGCAGGCATTCGAAAGATTCAAATATGACGAAGAAGAACCATACCAACCTTCACCTTCTTATCTCTATCTTTTTCCTATTTCCTTTTTGTTCGTGGGTTTCCTTAGCCCTTGCACAATCTGAAACCATTATCCCAGTGAATGTGGGGGTTGTTCTCGATGACCTTAAGTATTCATTGACCAAGGATATTTGGTTGCGTTGCATGAAAATGGCTCTCGGAGACTTCTATGCTACTCATGCTCACTACAACACTAGGCTTGTTTTGAACACTAGGCACTGCAGAGAAAGTGTTGTCAGTGCAGCTGCTGCAGGTTCTCTCTATCTATTGCTATTATGATCATACTATATCTTTTAATTTTCATCTGTAAGATTCATGctttttcatttcaaattatgATTCTATCTCTTCCATCGAGATGCAGCTCTAGATCTGATAAAGAATGAACGAGTGAAAGCCATCATCGGGCCAGTGACATCCATGCAGACAAGCTTTGTCATTAATCTTGGAAACCAGGCTCATGTACCTATTATATCATTTTCTGCTACAAGCCCTTCTCTTACTTCTCTCCGGATCCCCTATTTCTTTCAATTTGCACAAACTGACTCATCCCAAGTGGAAGCCATTAGTGCAATTGTTAAAGCCTTTGGATGGAGACAAGTCGTGCCCATCTACATAAACACCGAGTATGGACAGGGAATCATACCATACCTAACTGATGCCTTGCAAGAGGTAGATGCTCGTGTCCCATACCGGAGTGTTATTTCCTCATCAGCCACCGACGGTCAAATAGTTCAAGAACTTTCCAAGTTGATGTCGATGGAAACCAGAGTTTTCATTGTTCACATGACAGCTGATCTATCCTCTAGACTATTTGTCAAGGCAAAAGAGGTTGGGATGATGAGTGAAGGGTATGTGTGGCTCACCACTAATGAGATACTTAATAGATTACAGTCTCAAAATTTTACAGTCATCAATTCCATGCAAGGTGTGTTAGGTATACAAACTTTTGTTCCACTAACACCAGAGCTTGAAGATCTCAAGATAGGGTTGAAACGGCAATTCCATACAGAAAATCCAGCCATTGGTGCTGAATTGGATGTTTTTGGACTTTGGGCTTATGATGCTGTTTTTGCAGTGGCCATGGCAATTGAACAAGCAATTGGAACTCCAACTGGCTTTCCCTTCCAAGGGTCAATTGTTACTTCCAACCACTCGACAGATGGTTTTCCTGTCTCTCCATATGGTCCAGAACTTTGCAGAGCTCTGGCAACTGCTAGATTTCAAGGCATAGCTGGGAATTTCAGTGTTGTTGGTAGGCAACGTGAATCATCAAATTTTCGTGTAGTCAATGTTAATGGTGGTGAGGCAACAACAATTGGATTTTGGACACTGAAAGAGGGCCTAGTCAAAACATTGAACTCGTCAGCAAACTCAAGTAAACCTTCAAGTTCCAAATTTAAGTTTGGACCTATTAGGTGGCCAGGAAATTGTCCCTCTGTTCCCAAGGGTTGGGAGTTCCCAACAAATGGCAAGAAATTGAGAATTGGAGTTCCTGTTAAGCAAGATTTTACCGAGTATGTTAAGGTAACCATAAACCACAGCACTAACACAACGGATGTCACAGGCTTCAGTGTCGATGTCTTTAAGGCTGCAGTGGTACTATTACCATATGCTCTTCCTTATGAGTTCATTCCCTTTGCATACTCCAATGGCACCAGCGCCGGCACTTACAATCAGTTGTGCCATCAAGTATATCTTAAGGTAAAATTCTATGCTTATATTAGAATAAATGAAGTCGTGATTATATTGAGCTAGCATATACATTTGTGAAGTTTAGTTCTGAGCTTCAGATTCTGGATTTAACTTTCGTCTCTTTGGTCTCCTTTATCACacgagaaaaaagaaaaaagaaagagagcatTCGTTTATTCTTTTGCTGAGGTGACAAACATGTTTATTACTTGACAGAAATTTGATGCTGTGGTGGGAGATACAACTATTAGAGCAGACAGGTCATTATATGTGGACTTTACAATGCCATACTCAGAATCTGGTGTATCAATGGTTGTGCCAGTCATCGACTTCAAGAGCAAACAGGCATTGGCTTTCTTGAAGCCTTGGACATGGGACCTGTGGCTAACaacttgttttttctttgtctATATTGGTTTTGTGATTTGGGTTCTTGAACATCGAATTAATAAGGAATTTCGTGGCCCTCTCTCACATCAAGTTGGCACCAGTATTTGGTTCTCCTGCTCAACCATGGTGTTTGCACATAGTAATTGTCAataatctctctctctaatctaAAGCAATTTACGTGCAATAGGTTGTATTAGCTGCATATATTAAATGATCTTATATTAAACTTTGCTTTCATAAGTTTTCAGATACTTTATGTGTCTTTTAATTAACAATTTCCCTCTATCTGCAACTTACAGGGGAGAGAGTTCTTAGCAACTTGGCTAGATTCGTTATGATCATCTGGGTATTTGTTGTGCTTATATTAACAATAAATTACACAGCCAGTTTATCATCACTGTATACATTTGAACAACTCCAGCCAACAGTTGATATAGAAGATCTACTTAGGAATCATGATAACGTTGGCTACATCAAGAACTCTTATGTTTATGATCTCTTGAAACAAGTTGGTTTTGATGATTCTAAGCTGAAGGAATATGAAACAATGGAAGAAATTGATGAAGCTCTTTCAAAAGGGACTGCAAAAGATGGTATTGCTGCTGTTGTTCATGGAACCCCCAAGATGAAGCTTTTTCTTGCCAAATATTGTTCTAAATATACCATGATTGAACCCATATTTAAAACTGATGGATTTGCCTTTGTAAGatctctctccttctttttaTCTGTGTATCAGAAAATTAGATTCTCATTATTAGatggcatttttcttttttttttaaaatgtatGCCTCCATGACTTTGTTTATGTAATTTGGTGGGATGACATAACAGGTGTTTGCAAAACGTTCCCCACTTGTAGACGATGTTTCACAGGCAATCCTAAACATGACCGGAGGAGACAAGATAATGACACTTGAAAAAGAATGGTTAAAGAACGAATCCAGTTGCTCAGACTCGAGCGGCGCAAATGTTTCTAGCAACAGTCTTGGCCTTGGTAGCTTTTGGGTCCTATTCCTCGTTGCCGGGTTGGCTTCAATACTCGCCCTAATCATATTTGTAGCTTTTTTCATTCATAGGCATAGGGACAAGTTGGTGCAACCAGCTGATTCAGAACCCTCGACATGGAGAAAGATCCAAGCTCTCgtcaaaattttcaatgaaAAAGACCTTGACTCTCACACTTTCAGGAGGAGTGGGAAAGTGCGAGATGCAGTAATGAACTCACCAAACAACTTCCCAGGAACTGTAGTTCACCACAGTTCGGATCACACTGATCAAACAAACTCTTCAGTTGTTGGAGAGCAGCAAACAACCTCAATTTTCGAAGCACCTTCAGACGTACTACTTCCTTCAACTACTGAGGTTGACATCACAGTTCAAGAAATGCATGGAACTACTTCTAACACTACTCAAGAATACAATTGAATGTCAAATACATTACATTATTGTGTATGCAGACAAGACCAGACTTGTATCTAATTCATTCTCGTAGTTTTGTATATAAGACCATTAATTTTTAACTCTTATACTACCAAGCATATATTTTCTATTTCGCTTCACCTTGTTATCTAGGTATTTCTTATGTAATCGATTCAAGCCCTGATTCGATACAAAATTTCATAGACTTTATTGCCAGCTTTCATTCCTCCCTCCAAACAGCCTTCCCAGTTAGCAGAAATCACCTTCAAAGAACAGAGCATAGTGACTGTAATTGTGTATTAATTTTCTGGTCGAGGTGAATTTGCAGGTGTTTCCTAAACATTCCCCTCTGTTAGCTGATGTTTCACAAGCAATATTGAACGTGACCGGAGAAGAGTTGATAATGAACATTCAAAACAAATGGTTCAGGAAGGAAAGCAACTGTCAAGATCTGAATACCGAGGTTTCTAACCATAGTACTGTTGGCACTAATATATAGTTTTTGGGTCCTCTTCCTCTTGgtcgggtttttttttttttggaagagcGGGCAAACAGCCCACTATTTTATTAAAAACATAGTACATGTTGTAGGAGAATCGTAATTGTgtatctattattgataataggagccctttaaatagagagttacaaggtacccaaaaaagtaatagaatccgattacaattgaatacctagaacacattcctattacaattctaaaccctagcttgtagaggcacacattatgtcgacatccttcaacactcccccttgtgccgctcaaacttggtgatgacactttaattgttgcctcgttaaaaaccttgccaggtaacaaaaatcatgtgggacaaaaataaccctggtcgaaggacaaaaagagcacaacacgtcattcactcttcgagatcaaacatgtagacatcttacctccccctgatgtcaatatctctccctgattgctacaatcataggagctcggataactttcttaatccgatacttctcacatgtttcttgaaggtggatttaggtaacgacttagtaaataagtccgctacattatcctctgatcggatctgattcacttcaatatttagaagtgcttgttgttgctgattgtaaaagaacttatgcgatatatgcttggtgttgtcgcccttgatgaaacctaacttcatttactcaatgcaagctgcattatcttcataaatgcatgtaggttcatctgtggtagacttcaaaccacaagttcctcgaacatgtctaactacagaccttagccatatgcattctcgcacggcttcatgtagagcaataatctctgcatgattcgaggaagtagcaataagggtctgctttgtagacctccaagatatcgcagtgcttcccatggtaaagacataacccgtctgggagcaacctttgtgagggtcagagagataccctgcatcagcaaacatCACCACCGTTTTGgtgtaagggaggaggatgacGCCGGCCACCCTTTGTGGTGGCAGCTTTGCCGTCATGGCGTCTTGGACGGCGccacttgggctaatgagatcttttctcattcttccgtcattcttttctctttgcagggatagaacaagcccatatctatcgtacattttaagtaacgaaagattgtctttatagtTTATACTAGTCCAAtgacgttgcgttggcgcggggctatatctagccaacaagttcgtaacaattgaggcgtccggtcttgtattgtgataagtacaataatgcacctattgtactcaggtaagcacttttgctattaacacgttttcatcatcatccctgggacgaaacggatcccacttagggtcaagactacggacgaccatgggagtgcatctttgactttatcaaaatgcaaatcatttattgacacggttacaagttctaaatctagacaaaaccgtgttctcccaaggtccttcatctcaaacttggatttcaggtgttcagcggtttcccttaactctcaagggtttcaatcatgtttatcaacataaatcgtgacaattgcaaatccagaacttgtcatgaaaacgcaaGGGCATAGTTCaccatatcccttcccaatcaagtagtcactttagtgagcgtttcaccttcattgcaaacgcgctccatggtcaagagccacttgatttgtgtaaatgaagtccacaagaaccttcattatattatgtatctagatccccatagagatacgtagtgaccacattcgtaagctgcatgttcagttatttggaaactaccaaactgacaaggtagtggagtgcaatgacatccattacgagagaatatgtcttctcgtagtcgattccagggcgtttttgtaagaagccttgcgccataaggcgagattatcatctctttttctcatcacgctatctaacaaagacctattaatgtcaacatgttttatattaggaggtgttggcatctcaggcctgaaatccttcctcttcgttagtgaatccaattcaacctggatcgcatctttccatttaggccaattttctctacgttggcattcttcaacggagtaaggtttgatgtcattggtctcaataattccacgtctccatgtacactagtgtaattcgtagagatctctatattctcaggaattggttctaacattgagacGTCCCCCAAttatgtctcttggacataaccacaatccagaatattctcatgagacggattttgagtatcaatgatcaatggatcaagttgtgccaaactcgctctcttcctagggcgagaatccatcgaacctatgggtctcctacgctctctagcggaacccatggcctatgacgccattatacCACCTTTGTgacgtcaccataccaccatccatggtagtggtgcaatacccatcttctctgggtggcactatgtcctcttgtggggacatcaatccttgcaggcatgtttgcagcaggtatatgtgatatcgtcacttttaggggatcaag
Coding sequences:
- the LOC112174336 gene encoding glutamate receptor 2.8, whose protein sequence is MGKANRGDLIQIASDSGWDIVAHGHCGGGFSVVVHALGGRSLVAAARVHGAGGWKFIGDGVGVPIAAAKHWALWALIWVIVCWTRFWVPELLDLRCIFAHALAQSETIIPVNVGVVLDDLKYSLTKDIWLRCMKMALGDFYATHAHYNTRLVLNTRHCRESVVSAAAAALDLIKNERVKAIIGPVTSMQTSFVINLGNQAHVPIISFSATSPSLTSLRIPYFFQFAQTDSSQVEAISAIVKAFGWRQVVPIYINTEYGQGIIPYLTDALQEVDARVPYRSVISSSATDGQIVQELSKLMSMETRVFIVHMTADLSSRLFVKAKEVGMMSEGYVWLTTNEILNRLQSQNFTVINSMQGVLGIQTFVPLTPELEDLKIGLKRQFHTENPAIGAELDVFGLWAYDAVFAVAMAIEQAIGTPTGFPFQGSIVTSNHSTDGFPVSPYGPELCRALATARFQGIAGNFSVVGRQRESSNFRVVNVNGGEATTIGFWTLKEGLVKTLNSSANSSKPSSSKFKFGPIRWPGNCPSVPKGWEFPTNGKKLRIGVPVKQDFTEYVKVTINHSTNTTDVTGFSVDVFKAAVVLLPYALPYEFIPFAYSNGTSAGTYNQLCHQVYLKKFDAVVGDTTIRADRSLYVDFTMPYSESGVSMVVPVIDFKSKQALAFLKPWTWDLWLTTCFFFVYIGFVIWVLEHRINKEFRGPLSHQVGTSIWFSCSTMVFAHRERVLSNLARFVMIIWVFVVLILTINYTASLSSLYTFEQLQPTVDIEDLLRNHDNVGYIKNSYVYDLLKQVGFDDSKLKEYETMEEIDEALSKGTAKDGIAAVVHGTPKMKLFLAKYCSKYTMIEPIFKTDGFAFVFAKRSPLVDDVSQAILNMTGGDKIMTLEKEWLKNESSCSDSSGANVSSNSLGLGSFWVLFLVAGLASILALIIFVAFFIHRHRDKLVQPADSEPSTWRKIQALVKIFNEKDLDSHTFRRSGKVRDAVMNSPNNFPGTVVHHSSDHTDQTNSSVVGEQQTTSIFEAPSDVLLPSTTEVDITVQEMHGTTSNTTQEYN